One window of the Zea mays cultivar B73 chromosome 3, Zm-B73-REFERENCE-NAM-5.0, whole genome shotgun sequence genome contains the following:
- the LOC100383554 gene encoding uncharacterized protein LOC100383554, whose translation MSTTSSSSSFQWRPWVALSSIPVVVGANNERARRLAPGASDLFLDIQLPQHGASYLFLPERIIPEPRNSYSGRHPFTILSACSDRFLFIAVGGTRAEGVSNPACFLGNAQASTAVRLPDVPAHLGVNIILRNSIGLIADPRHGGHYMVAQLHPTCKTRHKTLLCYSTVTGQWTARPLASAERHEPWGANGVLAHGGLLWWIDICYGMLVCDPFAADDNLHLRFIRLPVSSMRIGGLVPRPEIIAQRRLIRPSQGKLRYVEIQGFPNDLMATNQQPTLKPQVRMFTLVFSQEGQQHCWVHEYTVSFPDIWSHYIYAGAGLPWGVVPSLAFIDPNNPNTLYFFQGRTLFAVDGYARQVLHHLRYSVDSTHGDLMFQNSLFVAAWELPLTLFVNGRAPDGESSSREIKQEEMDTSDFSVPDIDQEPAEQATDDQATESDSDDQAIDSDSDSDDQANTEP comes from the exons ATGTCGacgacgtcgtcgtcgtcgtcgttccaGTGGCGCCCATGGGTGGCACTCTCCTCCATCCCCGTCGTCGTCGGCGCCAACAACGAGCGGGCACGGAGGCTCGCGCCCGGTGCCTCCGACCTCTTTCTCGACATCCAGCTCCCGCAGCACGGCGCCTCCTACCTGTTCCTGCCCGAGCGCATCATACCGGAGCCCAGGAATTCGTATTCAGGCCGCCACCCCTTCACCATCCTGTCCGCCTGCTCCGACCGCTTCCTCTTCATTGCGGTTGGGGGTACCCGAGCCGAGGGCGTCTCGAACCCCGCCTGCTTCCTCGGCAACGCCCAGGCCAGCACCGCCGTCCGCCTCCCCGACGTCCCCGCCCACCTCGGCGTCAACATCATACTGCGAAACAGCATTGGCCTCATCGCCGACCCGCGACACGGTGGCCATTACATGGTAGCCCAGCTCCACCCCACCTGCAAGACCCGCCACAAGACCCTGCTATGCTACTCCACCGTCACCGGCCAGTGGACCGCCAGGCCTCTGGCCTCCGCCGAGCGCCACGAGCCCTGGGGTGCCAACGGCGTCCTCGCCCATGGTGGCCTTCTCTGGTGGATCGACATCTGCTACGGCATGCTCGTCTGCGACCCTTTCGCCGCCGACGACAACCTGCACCTGCGCTTCATCCGGCTCCCGGTCAGCTCCATGCGCATCGGCGGGCTCGTCCCCCGCCCAGAAATCATAGCCCAGCGACGCTTGATCAGGCCCAGCCAGGGCAAGCTGCGATACGTCGAGATCCAAGGATTCCCCAATGATCTGATGGCTACCAACCAGCAGCCCACGTTAAAACCCCAGGTCCGCATGTTCACGCTCGTCTTCAGCCAAGAGGGCCAGCAGCATTGCTGGGTACACGAGTACACGGTGTCCTTCCCCGACATTTGGAGCCACTACATATACGCCGGTGCCGGTCTGCCCTGGGGCGTGGTGCCTTCGCTCGCCTTCATCGACCCCAACAACCCCAACACCCTCTACTTCTTCCAGGGCAGGACGCTCTTCGCAGTGGACGGATACGCCAGGCAGGTCTTGCACCACCTGCGATACTCGGTAGACTCCACACACGGGGACCTCATGTTCCAGAACTCCCTCTTCGTTGCTGCCTGGGAGCTGCCACTAACGCTTTTCGTCAACGGTCGTGCGCCAGACG GTGAGAGCTCGAGTCGGGAGATTAAACAAGAAGAAATGGACACATCTGATTTTTCTGTCCCAGATATAGATCAGGAGCCAGCCGAGCAGGCTACCGATGACCAAGCTACCGAATCCGACTCCGATGACCAAGCTATCGACTCCGACTCCGACTCCGATGACCAAGCTAATACAGAACCATAG